The DNA region GTTTGATTAAGAAACTTGGGGGTGTTAGATTGAATAATGAATTTCTAAGCAAGATAAGCATTTTCAAAGAACTTGATGATGAATGTCTGTCTAAAATATCAGCTCTTTTGATTGAAAAAAGATATGATAAAGGGAGTTTAATATTCATGGAGGGGGAGGCAGCTCAGGCTGTTTACTTCGTTAAGAAAGGCAAAGTTAAAATTTATAAAACTGGTCAGGATGGGAAGGAACATATATTAAATATACTGTCTGATGGAGAAGTTTTTGCTGAATCATGTCTATTTGGAATGAATAAATATCCGGCGAGTGCTGAAGCCTTTGAAGATACAGGAGTTCTATTTATAAAAATTAAAGAATTAGAAAAATTACTAGAAAATTATCCAAAGATAGCAATTGGAATTATTAAAACAATGGGTAAAAGGCTTCAAATGGTTTCGAAGCAAATAGAAAATCTGGCATTAAGGGATGCCTTTGGAAAAACTGCGATGCTTTTGATGGATTTGGTGACAAGAAAATTTTCTAAGATATATGATGGAATAGAAGTTGAGACAGAACTATCAAGA from Caloramator mitchellensis includes:
- a CDS encoding Crp/Fnr family transcriptional regulator produces the protein MNNEFLSKISIFKELDDECLSKISALLIEKRYDKGSLIFMEGEAAQAVYFVKKGKVKIYKTGQDGKEHILNILSDGEVFAESCLFGMNKYPASAEAFEDTGVLFIKIKELEKLLENYPKIAIGIIKTMGKRLQMVSKQIENLALRDAFGKTAMLLMDLVTRKFSKIYDGIEVETELSRQEMASMVGLTRETFTRALSKLKDYGAIEFERDKIRIINIEKLKEFIE